A genomic stretch from Kribbella jejuensis includes:
- a CDS encoding AAA family ATPase, giving the protein MLTTLAVENYRSLRRIVMPLRRLNVVTGPNGSGKSSLYRALRLLADASRNGAVAALAREGGLQSTLWAGPEHVRKDRPTQGTRRTGPVTLRMGFAGDDYGYLMDLGLPIPNGSEFDLDPEIKREALWAGPFLRPAALLVERTNSEVRIRSASGEWQRAGHKLQPFDSMLSEFADPERAPELMVVRERLRGWRFYDHFRTDATAPARLVQVGTRTAVLAPDGADVAAALQTIRELGPRGALDDAIELAFPSSRIEVVNTAGRFEIAFRQHGLLRPLSGAELSDGTLRYLLWVAALLTPRPPELLVLNEPETSLHPDLLPALANLVVTAAKETQVIVVSHSRPFISALAALSPELQTIELIKEQGATGITGQGPLDEPPWKWPSR; this is encoded by the coding sequence ATGCTGACGACGCTCGCGGTGGAGAACTACCGGTCATTGCGGCGAATCGTCATGCCGTTGCGTCGGCTGAACGTGGTGACCGGGCCGAACGGCAGCGGGAAGTCCAGCCTCTACCGGGCGCTGCGCCTGCTGGCTGACGCGTCGCGCAACGGTGCTGTCGCGGCGCTCGCCCGTGAAGGCGGTCTGCAGTCGACGCTGTGGGCCGGCCCCGAGCACGTGCGGAAGGACCGGCCGACGCAAGGGACGCGGCGCACTGGGCCGGTGACGTTGCGGATGGGGTTCGCCGGGGACGACTACGGCTATCTGATGGATCTCGGTCTGCCGATCCCGAACGGGTCGGAGTTCGATCTGGATCCGGAGATCAAGCGGGAGGCCCTGTGGGCGGGGCCGTTCCTGCGGCCGGCGGCGCTGCTGGTGGAACGCACCAACAGCGAGGTGCGGATCCGTTCTGCGAGTGGTGAGTGGCAGCGCGCGGGGCACAAGCTGCAGCCGTTCGACAGCATGCTGAGCGAGTTCGCGGACCCGGAGCGCGCGCCGGAGCTCATGGTCGTACGGGAACGATTGCGGGGCTGGCGGTTCTACGACCACTTCCGTACGGACGCCACGGCTCCGGCCCGGCTGGTGCAGGTCGGTACGCGAACCGCCGTACTCGCTCCGGACGGTGCCGACGTCGCTGCCGCGTTGCAGACGATCCGTGAGCTGGGGCCACGCGGGGCGCTGGACGATGCGATCGAGCTGGCGTTCCCAAGCAGTCGGATCGAGGTGGTCAACACTGCGGGGCGCTTCGAGATCGCGTTTCGTCAGCACGGGTTGCTGCGTCCGCTCTCCGGTGCCGAGCTGTCCGATGGCACGCTCCGGTACCTGTTGTGGGTCGCCGCGCTGCTCACGCCGCGACCACCCGAGCTCCTCGTGCTCAACGAGCCCGAGACCAGCCTGCACCCCGACCTGCTGCCGGCACTGGCCAACCTGGTCGTCACGGCCGCCAAGGAGACGCAGGTGATCGTCGTCTCGCACTCACGTCCGTTCATCAGCGCGCTCGCGGCGCTCTCCCCCGAGCTCCAGACGATCGAACTGATCAAGGAGCAGGGCGCCACCGGCATCACCGGCCAAGGCCCACTCGACGAGCCACCCTGGAAGTGGCCGTCGCGCTAG
- a CDS encoding NAD-dependent epimerase/dehydratase family protein, with translation MRVFVAGGSGVLGRRLVPQLVARGHHVTATTTSAAKLGLLKEAGADGVVMDGLDGAAVGEAVALAKPDVIVHQMTAISMAHAGKPDIKHPDKWFAKTNRLRTEGTDHLLAAAEAVGVPHFVAQGYASWNGVREGGWVKTEEDPLDLLEGTAAYVGLKALSRIEDLVLKTGGAVMRYGAFYGPGAIDDQVELLRKRQYPLVGKGTGYSSWVHLDDAASATVLAVEQKVTGVFNIVDDDPAPASEWLPYLAECAGAKRPMRVPVWLARRLAGDQAVVMMTEGRGFSNAKAKRELGWQLKYPSWRQGFKAELS, from the coding sequence ATGCGGGTGTTTGTGGCGGGTGGGAGTGGTGTCCTCGGGCGGCGGCTGGTGCCGCAGCTTGTGGCGCGGGGTCACCACGTGACTGCTACGACAACCAGTGCGGCGAAGCTGGGTCTGTTGAAGGAGGCTGGTGCTGACGGTGTCGTGATGGACGGGCTGGACGGTGCTGCTGTCGGTGAGGCCGTGGCGTTGGCAAAGCCGGACGTGATCGTGCACCAGATGACTGCGATCTCGATGGCGCACGCGGGCAAGCCGGACATCAAGCACCCGGACAAGTGGTTCGCCAAGACCAATCGGCTTCGTACGGAGGGCACAGACCACCTGCTGGCCGCGGCCGAGGCTGTCGGCGTGCCGCACTTCGTTGCGCAGGGCTACGCCAGCTGGAACGGGGTTCGCGAGGGCGGCTGGGTCAAAACCGAAGAGGACCCACTGGACCTCCTGGAAGGCACTGCGGCGTACGTCGGGCTCAAGGCGCTCAGCCGGATCGAGGACCTCGTACTGAAGACAGGTGGTGCTGTCATGCGGTACGGCGCCTTCTACGGGCCAGGAGCCATCGACGACCAGGTGGAGCTCCTCCGTAAACGCCAGTACCCGTTGGTGGGGAAGGGGACTGGCTACAGTTCGTGGGTGCACTTGGACGATGCTGCGAGCGCTACCGTGCTGGCTGTCGAGCAGAAGGTCACAGGCGTGTTCAACATCGTCGACGACGACCCGGCGCCGGCCAGCGAGTGGCTGCCCTACCTGGCGGAGTGTGCGGGCGCCAAGCGGCCGATGCGCGTCCCGGTGTGGCTGGCGCGACGGCTGGCCGGGGATCAGGCAGTGGTGATGATGACCGAGGGCCGTGGCTTCTCCAACGCCAAGGCGAAGCGTGAGCTCGGCTGGCAGCTCAAGTACCCGTCGTGGCGGCAGGGCTTCAAGGCCGAGCTGTCCTGA